A genomic region of Armatimonadota bacterium contains the following coding sequences:
- a CDS encoding branched-chain amino acid ABC transporter permease has protein sequence MVELAQAAASGVLMGTFYALLALGLTLAWGFFETIDFTHFAIIFGFGYVTYELATRGVDLRLVLLLMAPAGALTGVLWRLLLRQLRLDAARSLVFTFGALVVFEGLSKLVWTADYRRIPTAQNPYAMGAATLGPLALPFTQLVSFALSLMVAGAVGLWLRRSYAGKALRAAVSDEEMARSCGADVERLRLLIAALGGATGGVGGVLVAMNYALFPNAAEQWIGLLFAAVILGGIGNPAGLVLGGTVIGVAEALAQGLGATAVARLVGAAALVVGLLVRPEGLFPSVLGRREG, from the coding sequence ATGGTAGAGCTCGCGCAGGCCGCGGCATCCGGCGTCCTCATGGGGACGTTCTATGCGCTCCTGGCCCTCGGTCTGACCCTGGCCTGGGGGTTCTTCGAGACCATCGACTTCACCCACTTCGCCATCATCTTCGGGTTCGGGTATGTGACGTACGAGCTGGCGACTCGAGGGGTGGACCTCCGACTCGTGCTGCTCCTGATGGCCCCCGCGGGAGCCCTGACGGGGGTGCTCTGGCGGCTCCTTCTGCGCCAGCTGCGGCTGGACGCGGCGCGCTCCCTGGTGTTCACCTTCGGCGCCCTGGTGGTGTTCGAGGGGCTTTCAAAACTCGTGTGGACCGCGGATTACCGGCGGATCCCCACCGCGCAGAATCCGTACGCCATGGGAGCAGCCACCCTGGGCCCCCTCGCCCTCCCGTTCACGCAGCTGGTCTCCTTTGCCCTCTCGTTGATGGTGGCCGGTGCCGTGGGCCTGTGGTTGAGACGGAGCTATGCCGGAAAAGCTCTGCGCGCCGCGGTATCCGATGAGGAGATGGCACGCTCCTGCGGGGCCGACGTGGAGCGGCTCCGGCTCCTGATCGCCGCCCTGGGAGGTGCCACCGGCGGGGTCGGGGGCGTGCTGGTGGCCATGAACTACGCCCTCTTTCCGAACGCGGCGGAGCAGTGGATCGGCCTTCTGTTCGCGGCGGTGATCCTGGGGGGCATCGGAAACCCGGCGGGCCTGGTGCTGGGAGGGACGGTGATCGGGGTCGCGGAGGCCTTAGCGCAGGGGCTGGGTGCCACCGCGGTAGCGCGCCTGGTGGGTGCCGCGGCCCTGGTGGTGGGGCTCCTCGTGCGTCCGGAAGGCCTCTTCCCCAGCGTGTTGGGGCGGCGGGAGGGATGA
- a CDS encoding amino acid ABC transporter substrate-binding protein, translating to MSTGIGRLVLLVALFALFLAQAHLPAQPRPIRVGGTLPLTGVFAAQGKVHEAAGRAFVQMMNEKGGLLGRPLEWVLLDDESQPDKAAALYERLITEDKVDLIIGPYGTAAITAAMRVAEKYGYVFPHHTASLTYAYTYRRHFPTWYVGLNTHITTPSKVFDAYLSLPPGQRPQTVGFVVNKFPGTQFLAYGRANVGGAVRIAQQKGLRVVLDVQFDLGTTDWIPVAQQVRRANPDLLYVAGLALDGVNLLQALAQLGWRPRHHFYQWPSPGAMLTALPLTDRATSVTIFVPHEPYLSNPGARDFVNRYRAWAKATGLAYSEPDVQSAASWSAWQVLTFGVQECRCLDHARIAEVLLSKPVPTVQGYLKFDSQQQNYGDDIQAVMQIQDGRWWAVWPRQLAAEGRRLR from the coding sequence ATGAGCACGGGGATCGGCCGTTTGGTACTCCTGGTGGCGCTTTTTGCCCTGTTCCTCGCCCAGGCCCACCTGCCTGCGCAGCCGCGTCCCATCCGGGTGGGCGGAACCCTCCCCCTCACGGGAGTGTTCGCCGCTCAGGGGAAGGTCCACGAGGCGGCGGGACGGGCCTTCGTCCAGATGATGAACGAGAAGGGGGGGCTGTTGGGACGGCCTCTCGAGTGGGTGCTTCTGGACGACGAATCCCAGCCCGACAAGGCCGCGGCCCTGTACGAGCGGCTCATCACGGAGGATAAGGTAGACCTCATCATCGGACCTTACGGGACCGCGGCCATCACGGCGGCCATGCGGGTAGCGGAGAAGTACGGGTACGTGTTCCCGCACCACACGGCCAGCCTGACCTACGCGTACACGTACCGGCGTCATTTCCCCACCTGGTATGTGGGACTGAACACCCACATCACCACGCCGTCGAAGGTGTTCGATGCCTACCTCTCCCTGCCGCCGGGGCAGCGGCCGCAGACCGTGGGATTCGTGGTCAACAAATTCCCCGGGACCCAGTTCCTGGCCTACGGGCGGGCCAACGTGGGGGGCGCGGTGCGCATCGCACAGCAGAAGGGGCTGCGGGTGGTCCTCGACGTCCAGTTCGACCTGGGGACCACGGACTGGATCCCTGTGGCCCAGCAGGTACGCCGTGCGAACCCCGACCTCCTCTACGTGGCGGGACTCGCCCTGGATGGGGTCAATCTGCTGCAGGCCCTGGCCCAGCTGGGCTGGCGGCCCCGGCACCACTTCTACCAGTGGCCCTCTCCCGGGGCCATGCTGACCGCCCTGCCGCTCACGGACCGGGCCACCAGCGTGACCATCTTCGTGCCCCACGAGCCGTACCTCTCGAACCCAGGTGCCCGGGACTTCGTGAACCGCTACCGAGCGTGGGCGAAGGCCACGGGCCTGGCGTACTCGGAGCCGGATGTGCAGTCCGCCGCCAGCTGGTCCGCCTGGCAGGTCCTGACCTTCGGCGTCCAGGAGTGCCGCTGCCTGGACCACGCGAGGATCGCGGAGGTGCTGCTCTCCAAGCCGGTTCCTACGGTGCAGGGGTACCTAAAGTTTGATTCGCAGCAGCAGAACTACGGGGACGACATCCAGGCGGTGATGCAGATCCAGGACGGCCGGTGGTGGGCGGTTTGGCCGAGGCAGCTGGCGGCGGAGGGCCGGCGGCTGCGGTGA
- a CDS encoding cupin domain-containing protein has translation MHRVARIDRGTMRVPELFTGHSEGFRWQPLVDGTTGSVHMGFAVCMLEGGGHIAPHVQSYEEAVFVLEGEVELTMQGERVLLGTEEGGLIPVGVPHSWRNPGDRPCLWVEMRAPRPREGQSDPPDVFFLREPLLAGPPRRVDVRDPRHFRFFHFEKAQMDLDGARRGSSVDAPTVSPSMVTALLVYSGIGIKMLVDPQQGANLLTMFMVEYEPGGVAHPHDHPLEEAYLILEGEVDAVADGQTYRLRAGDFFWTGVGTVHAFYNRSSGKVRWLETQAPQPPRQHSYRFNRDWEYLARLLGAEPAPGSSAVRVP, from the coding sequence ATGCATCGGGTAGCTCGGATAGACCGGGGAACTATGCGGGTGCCGGAGCTGTTCACCGGGCACAGCGAGGGCTTTCGGTGGCAGCCCCTGGTGGACGGCACTACGGGATCGGTGCACATGGGCTTTGCCGTCTGCATGTTGGAGGGAGGCGGACACATCGCGCCCCACGTGCAATCCTACGAGGAGGCCGTGTTCGTCCTCGAGGGCGAGGTGGAACTCACCATGCAGGGGGAGAGGGTCCTCCTGGGGACCGAGGAGGGAGGGCTGATCCCCGTAGGAGTGCCCCACAGCTGGCGCAATCCTGGGGATCGCCCCTGCCTGTGGGTGGAGATGCGCGCTCCCCGGCCGCGGGAGGGGCAGAGCGATCCCCCTGATGTGTTCTTCCTCCGGGAGCCTCTCCTGGCCGGGCCGCCGCGGCGGGTGGACGTCCGGGATCCGCGTCACTTCCGCTTCTTCCACTTCGAGAAGGCCCAGATGGACCTCGATGGTGCGCGGCGCGGCAGCTCCGTGGATGCCCCCACGGTCTCCCCGAGCATGGTGACGGCGCTGCTGGTCTACAGCGGTATCGGCATCAAGATGCTCGTGGATCCGCAGCAGGGGGCGAACCTGCTCACCATGTTCATGGTGGAGTACGAGCCGGGCGGAGTGGCTCACCCGCATGACCATCCCCTGGAGGAAGCGTACCTGATCCTGGAAGGAGAGGTGGATGCGGTGGCGGATGGCCAGACGTACCGACTGCGGGCCGGGGACTTCTTCTGGACCGGAGTGGGAACCGTCCATGCCTTCTACAACCGATCCTCGGGCAAAGTCCGGTGGCTGGAGACCCAGGCGCCGCAGCCCCCGCGCCAGCACTCCTACCGGTTCAACCGCGATTGGGAATACCTGGCACGACTGCTGGGCGCAGAGCCCGCCCCGGGATCCTCCGCGGTGCGAGTGCCGTAA
- a CDS encoding SDR family oxidoreductase, with protein MRGDGAVVIIGGTSGIGLEIARHYAGQGRPVVISGRDPVRAAEIARQVGPAVQGIGCDLTRPEEVSGKLAEIGTVDGLVLAAITRDQNRVREYNIPSALNLVTLKLVGYTAVVHALHARMHPESAIVIFGGLAKERPYPGSTTVTTVNAGVSGLVRTLAVELAPIRVNAVHPGIVGDSPYWANNREMLERVQARTPTGRLVRMADVVHAVAFLLENPAVNGVELYVDGGWVFG; from the coding sequence ATGCGAGGGGACGGTGCGGTGGTGATCATCGGCGGGACGTCCGGCATCGGGCTGGAGATCGCCCGCCACTATGCGGGCCAAGGGCGTCCGGTGGTAATCTCCGGACGGGATCCGGTCCGGGCCGCGGAGATCGCGCGACAGGTGGGCCCCGCGGTCCAGGGCATCGGGTGTGACCTGACCCGCCCGGAGGAGGTCTCCGGAAAACTGGCGGAGATCGGCACCGTGGACGGATTGGTGCTGGCGGCCATCACCCGGGACCAGAACCGTGTGCGGGAGTACAACATCCCGAGCGCCCTCAACCTCGTCACCCTGAAGCTGGTGGGCTACACCGCGGTGGTACACGCCCTCCACGCGCGGATGCATCCGGAGAGCGCCATCGTCATCTTCGGGGGCCTGGCGAAGGAACGGCCCTACCCGGGGTCCACCACGGTCACCACCGTGAACGCGGGGGTCTCGGGATTGGTGCGGACCCTGGCGGTGGAGCTGGCTCCCATCCGGGTGAATGCCGTCCATCCCGGGATCGTGGGCGACAGCCCCTATTGGGCCAACAACAGGGAGATGCTGGAGCGGGTGCAGGCCCGGACGCCTACCGGAAGGCTCGTGCGGATGGCGGATGTGGTGCACGCGGTGGCCTTCCTCCTGGAGAACCCCGCGGTCAACGGGGTCGAACTCTACGTGGATGGCGGCTGGGTGTTCGGGTAA
- a CDS encoding amidohydrolase family protein, with protein MAKRILIKNGCVLTLDRQIGNFPQADVLIEDTRIAAVGPNLTAADAEILDASGMIVMPGFVDTHRHCWEGILRNIGTDVPLEGERSYLAFVLNQLAPAYRPEDVYIANLVSALGCIDAGITTVLDWSHIQTTPEHTDAAIRALQEAGIRAVFAYGRPWFEPPKPEHPAWIRRAAQQYFSSKDQLLTFGLAIFGPEFDSLEGCRADWQLARELDARITTHVGVGTFGRHGKVGEVGRTGLYGPDTTFIHCCTLNDEEIQLIVDSGATISLACPVEMMMGHGMPPIQRFLDRGLRPSLSVDVETNVPNDMFTQMRSAISLQHMLVFEQRLAGREDAPPLVTTRDVLEWATIEGARANGLDHKVGTLTPGKEADIILLRTDRPNIFPVNDPIGAVVWGMDTSNVDTVMVAGRILKRHGQLVGVDLNRVRQLAYQSRDYVVSKSGFRLPEI; from the coding sequence ATGGCCAAGCGGATACTGATCAAAAATGGGTGCGTGCTCACCCTGGATCGGCAGATCGGCAACTTCCCGCAGGCGGACGTCCTCATCGAAGACACCCGCATCGCCGCAGTAGGGCCCAACCTGACCGCGGCGGACGCGGAGATCCTCGATGCATCCGGGATGATCGTCATGCCGGGCTTCGTCGATACCCACCGGCACTGCTGGGAGGGGATCCTGCGGAACATCGGGACGGATGTTCCGCTGGAGGGCGAGCGGAGCTACCTCGCCTTCGTGCTCAACCAGCTGGCGCCCGCCTACCGGCCCGAGGATGTGTACATCGCGAACCTCGTGAGCGCTCTGGGCTGCATTGACGCGGGCATCACCACGGTCCTGGACTGGTCCCATATCCAGACCACTCCGGAGCACACGGATGCGGCCATCCGCGCCCTGCAGGAGGCGGGCATCCGGGCGGTGTTCGCGTACGGCCGGCCGTGGTTCGAGCCCCCCAAGCCCGAACACCCAGCCTGGATCCGGCGGGCCGCCCAGCAGTACTTCTCCTCGAAGGACCAGCTCCTGACCTTCGGCTTGGCGATCTTCGGGCCGGAGTTCGACTCCCTGGAAGGATGCCGGGCGGACTGGCAGTTGGCCCGGGAGCTGGACGCACGCATCACGACCCACGTGGGCGTGGGCACCTTCGGTCGGCACGGCAAGGTAGGGGAGGTGGGCCGGACGGGGCTGTACGGCCCGGATACCACCTTTATCCACTGCTGCACCTTGAACGACGAGGAGATCCAGTTGATCGTGGACTCGGGAGCCACCATCTCCCTGGCCTGCCCCGTGGAGATGATGATGGGACACGGGATGCCTCCCATCCAGCGCTTCCTGGACCGAGGCCTGCGCCCCAGTCTGAGCGTGGACGTGGAGACCAATGTTCCCAACGACATGTTCACGCAGATGCGCAGTGCAATTTCCCTGCAGCACATGCTGGTGTTCGAACAGCGGCTGGCAGGCCGGGAGGATGCACCGCCCCTAGTGACGACCCGGGACGTGCTGGAGTGGGCCACCATCGAGGGCGCCCGCGCCAACGGCCTGGATCACAAGGTGGGGACCCTCACGCCGGGCAAGGAGGCGGACATCATCCTGTTACGCACGGATCGCCCCAATATCTTCCCCGTCAACGATCCCATCGGCGCGGTGGTGTGGGGGATGGATACCAGCAACGTGGATACGGTGATGGTGGCGGGCCGGATCCTCAAGCGCCATGGCCAGCTGGTGGGGGTGGACCTGAACCGGGTGCGACAGCTCGCCTACCAGTCCCGGGACTACGTGGTGTCCAAGTCCGGGTTCCGGTTGCCCGAGATCTGA
- a CDS encoding FadR family transcriptional regulator yields MYEPLERPKVYRLLADRLLHQIRTRRLRPGDALPTEQELMRHFGVGRSSVREALRLLESKGVIRSAGRGSFVVAEYENALVDSLRFLLTVEAFDLLELYELRRILEAEFAALAAQRRSSEHLRIMAEAIEQMRSGLVAGEPARYIEADLRFHLTVAQATRNRVAVYVMRAIRDPLHRALQSVYHIPGSPEASIDQHGEILAAVRARNPEAARERMREHLGRVYTDIQRVLRGGEHAVEGEGIQG; encoded by the coding sequence GTGTACGAGCCCCTGGAGCGCCCCAAGGTCTACCGGCTGCTGGCGGACCGCCTACTGCATCAGATCCGAACCCGCCGGCTCAGGCCAGGGGATGCGCTGCCCACAGAGCAGGAACTCATGCGCCATTTCGGGGTGGGCCGCTCCTCCGTGCGGGAAGCCCTCCGCCTGCTGGAGTCCAAGGGGGTGATCCGGTCCGCGGGGCGGGGCTCCTTCGTGGTGGCGGAGTACGAGAACGCTTTGGTGGACTCCCTACGGTTTCTCCTCACCGTGGAGGCCTTCGACCTGCTGGAGCTGTACGAGCTGCGCCGCATCCTGGAGGCGGAGTTCGCCGCCCTCGCCGCCCAGCGTCGCAGCTCCGAGCACCTCCGGATCATGGCGGAGGCCATCGAGCAGATGCGGTCGGGCTTGGTGGCAGGAGAGCCCGCACGGTACATTGAGGCGGATCTCCGCTTCCACCTCACCGTGGCCCAGGCCACCCGCAATCGGGTGGCGGTGTACGTGATGCGGGCCATCCGGGATCCCCTGCACCGGGCCCTCCAATCCGTCTACCACATCCCGGGAAGCCCGGAGGCGTCCATCGACCAACATGGGGAGATCCTGGCAGCTGTCCGGGCGAGGAACCCGGAGGCGGCCCGGGAGCGGATGCGGGAGCACCTGGGCCGGGTCTATACGGACATCCAGCGGGTGCTGAGAGGAGGGGAGCATGCGGTGGAGGGGGAAGGCATCCAGGGGTGA